Part of the Sulfitobacter donghicola DSW-25 = KCTC 12864 = JCM 14565 genome, GGGTAACAAAATAGGATGCTAGAACGTCTTTTCCCCCGCCGCGCCCCCGCGCCCACGCCGCTGCCCCAGCCAAACGCCCAGCTTGCCCTTGGGGCACTCTTGGTCCGTGTTGCCTTGGCCAACCGCGAATATCTCGCTTCCGAAGTTGCGCATATTGATCGTGTGCTGGCCGCTACCTTTGATCTAAAGCCGCTTGATGCTGCGAAGCTGCGCGCGGAATGCGAAGCCCTGGAACGCCACGCGCCGGGAACGCCGGAATTCACGGAAATCCTGCGCGAAGAAATCCCCTATTCCGAACGCTTCGCCTTGGGCGAAGCCATGTGGGGTGTTGCGATGGCGGATGGGCGCCGCGACCCTGAGGAAGAGGAACAACTGCTGGCGATTGAAACCGCCCTTGGCCTAACCGAAGAAGACATCAACACAGCGCGTAAAAATGCGCTTGGCGGATTGTAAATTTCCGTACGCCGTCTAGGTAGAGTTCCATGTTTGCAGATTTCCTAAAACGGCTGACCGCCCCAGCCCCCGCCCAATTGCCAGACACAGATGCGCGTCTGGCGCTGACCGCTTTGCTGGTTCGCGTGGCGCGATCCGATCATGACTATAGCGCGGCCGAACACACCCGCATTCAAAGCATCATCAAAGAGCGCTATTCGCTTGATGATAGCGCCTGCGAGGCGTTGCTGTCCGATGCCGAAATCCTAGAGACCGAAGCCCCTGACACAGTACGTTTCACCCGCGCAATCAAAGATGCGGTCGCCTATGAGGACCGCCTCGCCGTGGTCGAAGCATTGTGGCAGGTTGTATTAGCAGACGGCACCCGCGCGCAGGAAGAAGACGCTCTTTTACGACTTGTTTCCAACTTCTTAGGGATCACCGACGTGGAAAGCGCGCAGGCCCGAAAGCGTGTCGAACGCTGAAAAATTAGGCTTCCTCACGGAAACTATGATCAAATCCCATCGTTTGAATG contains:
- a CDS encoding TerB family tellurite resistance protein: MLERLFPRRAPAPTPLPQPNAQLALGALLVRVALANREYLASEVAHIDRVLAATFDLKPLDAAKLRAECEALERHAPGTPEFTEILREEIPYSERFALGEAMWGVAMADGRRDPEEEEQLLAIETALGLTEEDINTARKNALGGL
- a CDS encoding TerB family tellurite resistance protein, translated to MFADFLKRLTAPAPAQLPDTDARLALTALLVRVARSDHDYSAAEHTRIQSIIKERYSLDDSACEALLSDAEILETEAPDTVRFTRAIKDAVAYEDRLAVVEALWQVVLADGTRAQEEDALLRLVSNFLGITDVESAQARKRVER